One part of the Anaeromyxobacter sp. Fw109-5 genome encodes these proteins:
- a CDS encoding Ohr family peroxiredoxin, translating to MTRPAYRTTARVTGGRAGGRGAIEGGELAVELQLPKELGGPGGATNPEQLFAIGYAACFETVLGILGQRMNVAADDAVIDSTVALIPIENGRFKLGVELDISLPSIADTQQAAGLVRKAHDICPYSSAVRGNVEVALVVNGAPLGD from the coding sequence ATGACGAGGCCGGCATATCGCACCACCGCGCGGGTGACGGGCGGTCGCGCAGGCGGGAGAGGAGCCATCGAGGGCGGCGAGCTCGCGGTCGAGCTCCAGCTACCGAAGGAGCTCGGCGGACCTGGCGGCGCAACGAATCCCGAGCAGCTGTTCGCGATCGGGTACGCGGCCTGTTTCGAGACCGTGCTCGGCATCCTCGGGCAGCGCATGAACGTCGCTGCCGACGATGCCGTCATCGATTCCACGGTGGCGTTGATCCCGATCGAGAATGGACGATTCAAGCTCGGCGTGGAGCTCGACATATCATTGCCATCGATCGCCGATACGCAGCAGGCGGCCGGCCTCGTACGAAAGGCCCATGACATCTGCCCATACTCCAGCGCCGTCCGCGGAAACGTCGAGGTAGCGCTCGTAGTAAATGGCGCTCCCCTCGGCGACTGA
- a CDS encoding TetR/AcrR family transcriptional regulator, which produces MGRPRDFDVDQALDRALAVFWRRGYEGASLSELTRAMRINRPSLYAAFGNKEALFRKVLDRYAEGPAAYFSEALAEPTAGAVVERLWRTAIDRLADPLSPRGCLMVQSALACGDEAESVRREVAARRATVVVALRERFERAVAEGDLPASAEPAALARYVAAVNHGMAIQAADGASREELEQVAEVALRTWHGELTAGGQARGPPAPAIRARVRPASRGPARQK; this is translated from the coding sequence ATGGGACGCCCTCGCGACTTCGATGTGGATCAGGCCCTCGACAGAGCCCTCGCGGTGTTCTGGCGCAGGGGGTACGAGGGCGCGTCGCTCTCCGAGCTGACGCGGGCGATGCGGATCAACCGGCCCAGCCTCTACGCAGCCTTCGGTAACAAGGAGGCGCTCTTCCGCAAGGTGCTCGATCGCTATGCCGAGGGGCCTGCCGCGTACTTCAGTGAGGCCCTCGCCGAGCCGACCGCCGGTGCCGTCGTGGAACGGCTCTGGCGCACGGCCATCGATCGACTCGCGGACCCGCTGTCACCGCGCGGCTGCCTCATGGTGCAGAGCGCGCTGGCCTGCGGGGACGAGGCCGAGTCGGTGCGGCGGGAGGTCGCCGCCCGGCGCGCGACGGTCGTGGTCGCTCTGCGCGAGCGCTTCGAGCGCGCCGTCGCGGAGGGCGACCTGCCGGCGTCCGCGGAGCCCGCCGCGCTCGCCCGCTATGTCGCCGCGGTGAATCACGGGATGGCCATTCAGGCCGCCGATGGGGCGAGCCGCGAGGAGCTGGAGCAGGTCGCGGAGGTGGCGCTGCGCACCTGGCATGGCGAGCTCACCGCCGGTGGCCAGGCGAGGGGTCCGCCGGCCCCCGCGATCCGAGCGCGCGTGCGTCCCGCCTCGCGAGGACCCGCGCGCCAAAAATGA
- a CDS encoding DNA polymerase IV → MGMASDLARARPLSAPRICCLDLDTFFVSVERLLDPTLEGKPVVVGGKPGSRGVVTAASYEVRRLGVKSGMSLFEAGKRAPNAIYLPTRHDVYGTYAERVREIARRFAPTVRVASIDEMYLDFSGCERLYRSAGAARENGAEDRAGDAIIEGAVLQLTTAIFDELGLPSSAGVATSKVVAKVASALAKPRGVMLVPAGVERAVLAPLPVRSFPGIGPVAEAKLHAAGYQTLGAVAEASLADLQTIFGAWAASISRGVQGLGSGDLCRERPAFAEHDPEGETVGSISNERTFREDVTDPASIEAVLCGLCERVCWRARRRHVKARTVTLKLRYADFHTLTRSHTTMATNSELELYPIVKEMFAAARTRSLPIRLLGVQLSSLGTFEQLPLFDRNERVGAVVDGIRARFGFAAVSLATGRGRPDEARAFHAASMHAPAPRPRAPSTPPAVSSNKLPRGSKG, encoded by the coding sequence ATGGGGATGGCGTCGGACCTGGCGCGCGCGCGGCCGCTGTCGGCGCCGCGCATCTGTTGCCTCGATCTCGACACGTTCTTCGTGTCCGTCGAGCGTCTGCTCGATCCCACGCTGGAAGGCAAACCGGTGGTCGTCGGCGGAAAGCCGGGGAGCCGCGGCGTGGTCACCGCCGCCAGCTACGAGGTCCGCCGCCTGGGCGTGAAGTCGGGAATGTCGCTCTTCGAGGCCGGAAAGCGCGCGCCGAACGCGATCTACCTGCCCACGCGCCACGACGTCTACGGCACCTACGCCGAGCGCGTGCGGGAGATCGCGCGTCGCTTCGCGCCCACGGTTCGGGTCGCCAGCATCGACGAGATGTATCTCGACTTCTCCGGCTGCGAGCGGCTCTACCGATCCGCCGGCGCCGCCCGCGAGAACGGCGCCGAGGACCGCGCTGGCGACGCGATCATCGAGGGCGCGGTGCTGCAGCTGACCACGGCGATCTTCGACGAGCTCGGCCTTCCTTCCAGCGCGGGGGTCGCGACCAGCAAGGTCGTGGCCAAGGTGGCGTCGGCGCTGGCCAAGCCGCGCGGCGTGATGCTGGTGCCCGCAGGCGTCGAGCGGGCCGTGCTCGCGCCGCTGCCGGTGCGGTCGTTCCCCGGCATCGGTCCCGTCGCCGAGGCCAAGCTGCACGCCGCCGGCTACCAGACGCTGGGGGCGGTCGCCGAGGCCTCCCTCGCGGATCTGCAGACGATCTTCGGCGCGTGGGCGGCGTCGATCTCACGCGGCGTGCAGGGGCTGGGGTCGGGGGACCTCTGCCGCGAGCGCCCGGCGTTCGCCGAGCACGATCCCGAGGGTGAGACCGTCGGCAGCATCTCCAACGAACGGACCTTCCGCGAGGACGTGACCGACCCGGCGTCGATCGAGGCGGTGCTGTGCGGTCTGTGCGAGCGGGTCTGCTGGCGCGCGCGCAGGCGCCACGTCAAGGCCCGCACGGTGACCCTCAAGCTGCGCTACGCCGACTTCCACACGCTCACGCGTTCGCACACGACGATGGCGACCAACTCGGAGCTCGAGCTCTACCCCATCGTCAAGGAGATGTTCGCTGCGGCGCGGACACGGTCGCTGCCGATTCGCCTGCTCGGCGTACAGCTCTCGAGCCTCGGCACGTTCGAGCAGCTCCCGCTGTTCGATCGCAACGAGCGCGTCGGCGCGGTCGTCGACGGCATCCGCGCCCGCTTCGGCTTCGCGGCGGTCTCGCTGGCGACCGGGCGCGGTCGGCCCGACGAGGCGCGCGCCTTCCACGCGGCGAGCATGCATGCGCCCGCGCCGAGGCCGCGCGCGCCCTCCACTCCCCCGGCGGTGAGCTCGAACAAGTTGCCACGCGGATCGAAGGGCTAG
- a CDS encoding transposase, with protein MTSPRRVLPGTTYLVTRRCSERRFFLRPSRVVNEIFLYVLAVAARRYGLLVHAFCVLSNHAHLVVTDPHGRLPAFMQYLDSLVARAVNAHLGRFEGFWATDGSYSAVEPLDPGDVVAKTAYVLANPVAAGLVRRGAEWPGLWTAPAQLAGTRLSARRPTVFFDPKSYMPDVAELELTVPPGFASAEDFRALVSEALGDLEEKHQRELASERRRFLGAARVLAQNPFSRPPRGEPRFALRPRIAARDKWRRIEAISRVKTFLREYRQAWTARRSGAPNVQFPAGTYLLRIMHGVQCAGAA; from the coding sequence GTGACCTCGCCTCGTCGCGTCTTGCCTGGAACCACCTACCTCGTGACGCGCCGCTGCTCGGAGCGACGCTTCTTCCTGCGCCCGAGTCGTGTCGTGAACGAGATCTTCCTCTACGTCCTCGCGGTCGCTGCGCGCCGCTACGGGCTGCTCGTCCACGCGTTCTGCGTCCTCTCGAACCACGCGCACCTGGTCGTCACCGACCCTCACGGCCGGCTCCCCGCGTTCATGCAGTACCTCGACTCCCTCGTCGCACGAGCAGTGAACGCGCATCTGGGCCGCTTCGAGGGCTTCTGGGCCACCGACGGAAGCTACAGCGCGGTCGAGCCGCTCGATCCGGGAGACGTCGTCGCCAAGACTGCGTACGTGCTCGCGAACCCGGTCGCCGCCGGTCTCGTCCGCCGCGGAGCCGAGTGGCCAGGCCTCTGGACCGCGCCCGCGCAGCTCGCCGGCACGAGACTCTCGGCGCGGAGGCCTACGGTCTTCTTCGACCCGAAGAGCTACATGCCCGACGTCGCGGAGCTCGAGCTGACCGTCCCTCCCGGTTTCGCTTCGGCGGAGGACTTCCGGGCGCTCGTGTCGGAGGCGCTCGGCGACCTCGAGGAGAAGCACCAGCGGGAGCTCGCGTCGGAGCGCCGCAGGTTTCTCGGGGCTGCGCGCGTACTCGCCCAGAACCCGTTCTCGCGTCCGCCGCGCGGGGAGCCACGCTTCGCGCTCAGGCCGCGGATCGCCGCCCGCGACAAGTGGAGGCGGATCGAGGCGATCTCCCGCGTGAAGACCTTCCTGCGTGAGTACCGGCAGGCCTGGACCGCGCGTCGCTCGGGCGCGCCGAACGTGCAATTTCCGGCGGGCACCTACCTCCTCCGCATCATGCACGGCGTGCAGTGCGCCGGCGCTGCGTAG
- the tal gene encoding transaldolase, with translation MIDPIRELARHGQSLWYDGLKRDLIRTGGLARLVEDGVRGLTTNPAIYEKAIAGTADYDADIAALGSRGLDAKAIYEALAIQDLRAAADLMRAVWDETDGRDGFASLEVSPLVALDTRATIEEGRRLWKALARPNVFIKVPGTPEGMPAIEALAAEGVNVNVTLLFSRAAYRQAAEAWMAGLEARARRGEALSRAASVASFFVSRIDTLVDRRLDEKARGAADPGERGRIEALRGKAGIANAKLAYQDFKELVASERWAALAARGARPQRVLFASTSVKDPRYPELLYVEALVGPETVDTVPPDTLEALRRGATVRDTLEDEIGLARAQLAALESLGISMDTVTDAVLEEGVRKFAEPFQQLLATIDARRAHLGAPTAH, from the coding sequence ATGATCGACCCGATCCGCGAGCTCGCTCGTCACGGCCAGAGCCTCTGGTACGACGGGCTGAAGCGGGACCTGATCCGCACGGGAGGGCTCGCGCGCCTCGTCGAGGACGGCGTCCGCGGCCTCACCACGAACCCGGCCATCTACGAGAAGGCGATCGCGGGGACCGCCGACTACGACGCCGACATCGCGGCGCTGGGATCGCGCGGCCTCGACGCGAAGGCGATCTACGAGGCGCTCGCGATCCAGGACCTGCGGGCGGCGGCCGATCTCATGCGCGCGGTCTGGGACGAGACGGACGGGCGCGACGGCTTCGCGAGCCTCGAGGTGTCCCCCCTCGTCGCCCTCGACACGAGAGCGACCATCGAGGAGGGCCGCCGCCTCTGGAAGGCGCTGGCGAGGCCCAACGTGTTCATCAAGGTCCCGGGCACGCCCGAGGGCATGCCCGCCATCGAGGCGCTGGCGGCTGAGGGAGTCAACGTGAACGTCACGCTGCTCTTCTCGCGCGCGGCATACCGTCAGGCGGCGGAGGCCTGGATGGCTGGGCTGGAGGCGAGGGCGCGGAGAGGAGAGGCGCTTTCGCGGGCGGCGAGCGTGGCGAGCTTCTTCGTCTCGCGCATCGACACCCTCGTCGACCGCCGCCTCGACGAGAAGGCGCGGGGCGCGGCCGACCCCGGCGAGCGCGGTCGCATCGAGGCGCTCCGGGGCAAGGCCGGGATCGCGAACGCGAAGCTCGCCTATCAGGACTTCAAGGAGCTCGTCGCGAGCGAGCGCTGGGCGGCGCTCGCCGCCCGCGGCGCCCGCCCCCAGCGCGTGCTCTTCGCGAGCACGAGCGTCAAGGATCCGCGCTACCCGGAGTTGTTGTACGTCGAGGCGCTCGTCGGCCCGGAGACGGTGGACACGGTGCCACCCGACACCCTGGAGGCGCTCCGCCGCGGGGCCACGGTGCGCGACACGCTCGAGGATGAGATAGGCCTGGCCCGCGCCCAGCTCGCGGCGCTCGAGTCGCTCGGGATCTCGATGGACACGGTCACGGACGCGGTCCTCGAGGAGGGCGTCCGGAAGTTCGCCGAGCCCTTCCAGCAGCTCCTCGCCACGATCGACGCGCGGCGCGCCCACCTCGGCGCGCCGACCGCTCACTGA
- the ligD gene encoding non-homologous end-joining DNA ligase — protein sequence MITHPEKVLFPDSGITKGELCAYYEAVAPLMIPHVRGRPITMERFPAGIEKKGFIQKDVSKGFPSWLERVEVEKRTDPAGESVHYPLVGDARSLVWLANQNSITPHVWISRVPKLHQPDLCVFDLDPSAEDPEALRTAALAVRELLDELGLPSYVKTSGSKGFHILVPLDGEGDAESAWRFAQGAGAALVKRHPHLLTLEFIKADRGDRIFVDTGRNVPGATFAAVYAVRARPGAPISAPCTWAELEGGTVGPRTFTLRTMAARVGEVGELWSGLDERRCSLREAMAKLRTMLTDADWSEALAASTRRPVSRKAPRKPTRKAASKRKP from the coding sequence GTGATCACGCATCCCGAGAAGGTGCTGTTCCCCGACTCCGGCATCACCAAGGGTGAGCTGTGCGCGTACTACGAGGCGGTGGCGCCGTTGATGATCCCGCACGTTCGCGGGCGCCCGATCACGATGGAGCGGTTCCCCGCCGGCATCGAGAAGAAGGGCTTCATCCAGAAGGACGTGTCGAAGGGGTTTCCGAGCTGGCTCGAGCGCGTCGAGGTCGAGAAGCGCACCGACCCGGCGGGCGAGTCCGTGCACTATCCGCTGGTCGGCGATGCGCGATCCCTGGTCTGGCTCGCCAACCAGAACTCGATCACGCCGCACGTCTGGATCTCGCGGGTACCGAAGCTCCATCAGCCGGACCTGTGCGTGTTCGATCTCGATCCCTCCGCGGAGGATCCGGAGGCGCTGCGCACGGCCGCGCTGGCGGTACGCGAGCTGCTCGACGAGCTCGGGCTGCCGTCTTACGTGAAGACCTCGGGCTCGAAGGGGTTCCACATCCTGGTTCCGCTCGACGGCGAGGGCGACGCCGAGAGCGCGTGGCGGTTCGCGCAGGGCGCGGGCGCGGCGCTGGTCAAGCGCCACCCGCACCTCCTGACGCTGGAGTTCATCAAGGCCGACCGTGGGGACCGCATCTTCGTCGACACCGGGCGCAACGTGCCGGGCGCGACGTTCGCCGCGGTCTACGCGGTCCGTGCCAGGCCGGGCGCGCCGATCTCGGCGCCCTGCACGTGGGCCGAGCTCGAGGGAGGCACCGTCGGCCCGCGGACGTTCACGCTGCGCACGATGGCGGCGCGCGTCGGCGAAGTGGGCGAGCTCTGGTCCGGCCTGGACGAGCGACGGTGCTCGCTGCGCGAGGCGATGGCGAAGCTTCGAACGATGTTGACGGACGCGGACTGGAGCGAGGCGCTCGCTGCGTCGACACGCCGCCCGGTGTCGCGGAAGGCACCCCGCAAGCCGACCCGGAAGGCTGCATCGAAGAGGAAGCCTTGA
- a CDS encoding dihydrofolate reductase family protein: MPKIVVNAFVTLDGVMQAPGGPDEDREGGFAHGGWQAPYFDDDGGRLVTEGISDADGFLLGRKTYDIFASYWPKVTDPSNLIATALNSRPKYVVSRSLERVTWNNSSLINGDVVAEVRRLRQQPGRAVHTWGSTGLLQTLLKNDLIDEYRLFIFPVVLGSGKRLFGSGTVPVALKQVESVTTGKRATYLRLERVGKPEYGQIGT, encoded by the coding sequence ATGCCCAAGATCGTCGTGAATGCATTCGTGACCCTGGACGGCGTCATGCAGGCTCCCGGCGGCCCCGACGAGGACCGCGAAGGTGGCTTCGCGCACGGAGGCTGGCAGGCCCCCTACTTCGACGACGATGGGGGACGGCTGGTCACCGAGGGGATCTCCGACGCCGACGGCTTTCTGCTCGGGCGCAAGACCTACGACATTTTCGCCAGCTACTGGCCCAAGGTGACCGACCCCAGCAACCTCATCGCGACCGCGCTCAACTCGCGCCCAAAGTACGTGGTGTCGCGCAGCCTCGAGCGCGTCACCTGGAACAACTCCAGCCTGATCAATGGCGACGTGGTCGCCGAGGTCCGGAGGCTCCGGCAGCAGCCGGGCCGGGCCGTGCATACCTGGGGCAGCACCGGCCTGCTCCAGACCCTGCTGAAGAACGACCTGATCGACGAGTACCGGCTGTTCATCTTCCCGGTGGTGCTCGGGTCCGGAAAGCGGCTCTTCGGCAGCGGTACGGTGCCGGTGGCGCTCAAACAGGTGGAGTCGGTCACGACCGGCAAGCGCGCGACGTACCTTCGGTTGGAGCGCGTCGGGAAACCGGAGTACGGGCAGATCGGCACCTAG
- a CDS encoding SDR family NAD(P)-dependent oxidoreductase gives MSQKLSGKVAIVTGASKGIGASIAQHLAAEGAAVVVNYSTSREGADKVVAQVERRGGKAVAVQADVARRADVERLFDEAKRAFGRVDILVNNAAVFEFAPIEEVTAEHFHRQFDINVLGLLLTTQEALRYLGPEGGSIINVSSVVATQAPPTASVYSATKAAVDTVTRSLAKELGPRRIRVNSINPGMIETEGFHAAGLAESDLRKHVEAETPLGRIGQPGDIGPVAVFLASSDSGWITGETIHVSGGQA, from the coding sequence ATGTCGCAGAAGCTGTCCGGAAAGGTCGCGATCGTCACCGGCGCGTCGAAGGGCATCGGCGCCTCCATCGCGCAGCACCTGGCCGCCGAGGGCGCAGCGGTCGTCGTCAACTACTCAACCAGCAGGGAGGGCGCCGACAAGGTGGTGGCCCAGGTCGAGCGCCGCGGGGGCAAGGCGGTCGCCGTTCAGGCCGACGTGGCCAGGCGCGCGGACGTCGAGCGCCTGTTCGACGAGGCGAAGAGAGCTTTCGGCCGGGTGGACATCCTCGTCAACAACGCGGCCGTCTTCGAGTTCGCTCCCATCGAGGAGGTGACCGCGGAGCACTTCCACAGGCAGTTCGACATCAACGTCCTCGGGCTGCTCCTCACCACGCAGGAGGCGCTGCGGTACCTGGGCCCGGAGGGAGGCAGCATCATCAACGTCAGCTCGGTCGTCGCCACACAGGCTCCGCCCACCGCCTCCGTCTACAGCGCCACCAAGGCGGCCGTCGACACGGTCACCCGGTCGCTGGCCAAGGAGCTGGGACCGCGGCGGATCCGCGTCAACTCGATCAACCCCGGCATGATCGAGACCGAAGGCTTCCACGCGGCCGGCCTGGCGGAGAGCGACCTCCGCAAGCATGTCGAGGCAGAAACGCCGCTCGGCCGGATCGGCCAGCCGGGCGACATCGGGCCGGTCGCCGTCTTCCTGGCCTCGAGCGACTCGGGCTGGATCACCGGCGAGACGATCCACGTGTCCGGCGGCCAGGCCTGA
- a CDS encoding DUF2917 domain-containing protein: MPNRKQASVTPSIGRAWHLDENSAMRLPRGDPALGDPALVVRVARGTVLVTQAGDLEDHLLEEGEAFVLAGRGLAVAWAFTDATISVHGLERSSNVPASTPRASASAGSLSAT, encoded by the coding sequence ATGCCCAACCGGAAGCAGGCGAGCGTGACCCCGTCCATCGGTCGAGCGTGGCACCTCGACGAGAACTCGGCGATGCGGCTCCCACGCGGGGATCCCGCCCTCGGGGATCCCGCCCTCGTCGTGCGGGTCGCGCGCGGCACCGTGCTCGTCACGCAGGCGGGCGATCTCGAGGATCACCTCCTCGAGGAGGGCGAGGCGTTCGTCCTGGCCGGCCGCGGCCTCGCCGTCGCCTGGGCGTTCACCGACGCCACCATCTCGGTGCACGGCCTCGAGCGGTCGAGCAACGTCCCGGCGTCCACGCCGCGCGCTTCAGCGAGCGCCGGTTCGCTGAGCGCGACGTGA
- a CDS encoding DUF5714 domain-containing protein, whose product MNCLVCNEPSKTNTRVCPACAGLDHAELIRRYCAHATSTSPLDMAQAIMAHPNFPVAGQAHHPLVAAVLVTAWRNATGADAAHRIDAAIQRGGSIPGGFCAGFGADAAAIACGIAVSVIEGNTIKAAHAPGRARAHALTGQAMLQIASGTGNRCCKRSVYGVLETATSYFNAALGVTLASASARVECPLSEANKLCNREACRYFPPGARPQRQARASPSSRKSHEGQRRDAVTLPETNTPAPEDA is encoded by the coding sequence ATGAACTGTCTCGTCTGCAACGAGCCGTCGAAGACGAATACGCGCGTGTGTCCGGCCTGCGCAGGGCTCGATCACGCTGAGCTGATCCGCCGCTACTGCGCGCACGCGACGTCGACGAGCCCGCTCGACATGGCGCAGGCGATCATGGCTCACCCGAACTTTCCGGTCGCGGGGCAAGCGCACCACCCGCTCGTGGCCGCCGTCCTCGTGACGGCGTGGAGGAACGCCACCGGCGCGGACGCGGCCCACAGGATCGATGCCGCCATCCAGCGCGGGGGCAGCATCCCCGGCGGCTTCTGCGCCGGGTTCGGCGCGGACGCGGCCGCGATCGCCTGCGGCATCGCCGTGAGCGTCATCGAGGGGAACACGATCAAGGCGGCGCACGCGCCGGGGCGCGCGCGGGCCCACGCGCTGACGGGTCAGGCGATGCTCCAGATCGCGAGCGGAACCGGAAACCGCTGCTGCAAGCGCAGCGTCTACGGCGTGCTCGAGACCGCGACCAGTTACTTCAATGCCGCGCTTGGCGTGACGCTCGCTTCGGCGAGCGCGCGGGTGGAGTGCCCGCTCTCCGAGGCGAACAAGCTCTGCAATCGCGAGGCGTGCCGCTACTTCCCGCCGGGCGCGAGACCGCAGCGGCAGGCGCGCGCCTCGCCGTCGTCGAGGAAGTCGCATGAGGGGCAGCGCAGGGACGCCGTGACCCTGCCGGAAACGAACACACCTGCACCGGAGGACGCGTGA
- a CDS encoding VOC family protein, giving the protein MSVIVSDYAKSKAFYLQALAQTGHSRLVELPAAQDDHAQTAGFCHADGSDFWISQGDANRPPIHVAFRVSSRAAVDAFYEAAIAAGGRDNGAPGLRPQYHPNYYGAYVLDPDGHNIEAVCHEAQ; this is encoded by the coding sequence GTGAGCGTCATCGTCAGCGACTACGCGAAGAGCAAGGCCTTCTACCTGCAGGCGCTGGCGCAGACCGGCCATTCGCGGCTGGTGGAGCTGCCTGCCGCGCAGGATGACCATGCGCAGACCGCCGGCTTCTGTCACGCCGACGGATCCGACTTCTGGATCAGCCAGGGGGATGCGAACAGGCCGCCCATCCACGTCGCATTTCGCGTGTCCTCGCGCGCAGCGGTGGATGCCTTCTACGAGGCAGCCATCGCAGCAGGCGGCAGGGACAACGGTGCGCCGGGCTTGAGGCCGCAATACCACCCGAACTACTACGGCGCCTATGTGCTCGATCCGGACGGTCACAACATCGAGGCTGTCTGTCACGAGGCGCAGTGA
- a CDS encoding VOC family protein, which produces MAKNTIFLWYDKDAEAAARFYTQTFPDSAMGRIVRAPGDYPSGKKGDVLVVEFTVAGVHCAGLNGGPEFKHNEAFSFQVTTDDQEETDRYWNAIVGNGGQESACGWCKDKWGVSWQITPRVLTEALAAGGEEARRAFEAMMPMKKIDVATIEAARRG; this is translated from the coding sequence ATGGCCAAGAACACGATCTTCCTGTGGTACGACAAGGACGCCGAAGCAGCGGCCCGCTTCTACACGCAGACCTTCCCAGACAGCGCGATGGGTCGCATCGTCCGCGCGCCCGGCGACTACCCCAGCGGGAAGAAGGGCGACGTGCTGGTGGTCGAGTTCACCGTGGCTGGGGTGCATTGTGCGGGCCTGAATGGTGGACCCGAGTTCAAGCACAACGAAGCGTTCTCGTTCCAGGTCACGACCGACGACCAGGAGGAGACCGATCGCTACTGGAACGCGATCGTCGGCAATGGTGGCCAGGAGAGCGCTTGCGGGTGGTGCAAGGACAAGTGGGGCGTGTCCTGGCAGATCACGCCGCGGGTCTTGACCGAAGCGCTCGCGGCAGGAGGTGAGGAAGCGAGGCGCGCTTTCGAGGCGATGATGCCCATGAAGAAGATCGACGTCGCCACGATCGAGGCCGCGAGGCGCGGCTGA
- a CDS encoding metalloregulator ArsR/SmtB family transcription factor, which translates to MTTETPARRFKNAIYEQFARVGKALASPHRIELVELLAQGPRTVEALSRMADMSLANTSAHLQVLRNAGLLESTKEGLFVTYRLADPKVGELLLSLRAVAETRLAEVSKTTREFLADNALLEPVDEAALRKRVKNGEVTLLDVRPPEEYEAAHIPGALSVPLPELAKRISELPRRREVVAYCRGPYCVLSVEAVKLLRRKGFKAVRLEEGILDWAALGLPLEAKTV; encoded by the coding sequence GTGACCACCGAGACCCCTGCCCGCCGCTTCAAGAACGCGATCTACGAGCAGTTCGCCCGCGTCGGCAAGGCGCTCGCGAGCCCCCACCGGATCGAGCTTGTCGAGCTCCTCGCGCAGGGGCCGCGCACGGTCGAGGCGCTCTCGCGGATGGCAGACATGAGCCTCGCGAACACGTCCGCGCACCTCCAGGTCCTCCGTAACGCGGGACTCCTCGAATCGACGAAGGAGGGCCTCTTCGTCACCTACCGCCTCGCGGACCCGAAGGTAGGCGAGCTGCTCCTGTCGCTCCGAGCCGTCGCGGAGACGCGGCTCGCAGAAGTATCGAAGACGACGCGCGAGTTCCTCGCCGACAACGCGCTCCTCGAGCCGGTCGATGAGGCGGCGTTGCGAAAGAGAGTCAAGAACGGCGAGGTGACCCTCCTCGACGTCCGGCCGCCCGAGGAATACGAGGCCGCCCACATCCCTGGCGCGCTGTCGGTTCCCCTGCCCGAGCTCGCGAAACGGATCTCGGAGCTCCCGCGCCGCCGCGAGGTCGTCGCGTATTGCCGAGGACCGTACTGCGTGCTCTCGGTCGAGGCGGTGAAGCTCCTGCGCCGCAAGGGGTTCAAGGCCGTACGGCTCGAGGAGGGGATCCTCGACTGGGCGGCGCTCGGCCTCCCCCTCGAGGCGAAGACGGTGTGA
- a CDS encoding class I SAM-dependent methyltransferase translates to MSSGATPLDYAAWRASRLGRITERLERAAVLDLVGEPATVDVLDVGAGDGAYAVALARQSARVTALDPSAAALGAARRAARDCGERLRLVRGYAQALPFEDAAFDRVIAVTALCFVPEPDRAMSEIARVLRPGGRLVIGELGHWSAWAAWRRARALFRPSSIWRRTRFWTPRGLRRLAERAGLVPGRVWGAVFHPPLTIAAAALAPLDPWLGRATTVGAAFVALRAEKPTAFPPQGTAQDGRRG, encoded by the coding sequence GTGAGCAGCGGCGCGACGCCGCTCGACTACGCCGCGTGGCGCGCGAGCAGGCTCGGCAGGATCACGGAGCGGCTCGAACGGGCCGCGGTCCTCGACCTCGTCGGCGAGCCCGCGACCGTCGACGTCCTCGATGTGGGCGCGGGCGACGGTGCCTACGCGGTCGCTCTTGCGAGGCAGAGCGCACGTGTGACGGCGCTCGACCCTTCCGCCGCCGCGCTCGGGGCCGCCCGCCGCGCTGCGCGAGATTGCGGCGAGCGCCTCCGGCTCGTGCGAGGGTACGCGCAGGCGCTGCCGTTCGAGGACGCCGCCTTCGACCGCGTCATCGCGGTGACGGCGCTCTGCTTCGTCCCTGAGCCCGACCGCGCGATGTCCGAGATCGCCCGCGTGCTTCGACCGGGGGGACGGCTCGTCATCGGCGAGCTCGGCCACTGGAGCGCATGGGCCGCGTGGCGGCGCGCCAGGGCGCTGTTCAGACCCTCCTCGATCTGGCGCCGCACCCGCTTCTGGACGCCTCGCGGCTTGAGACGCCTGGCGGAACGCGCGGGGCTCGTCCCGGGTCGGGTTTGGGGGGCGGTGTTCCACCCACCGCTGACGATCGCTGCGGCCGCCCTCGCTCCCTTGGACCCGTGGCTCGGACGCGCCACCACGGTCGGGGCTGCGTTCGTAGCGCTTCGAGCGGAGAAGCCGACCGCTTTCCCCCCGCAAGGGACGGCGCAGGACGGGCGCCGAGGTTGA